In a genomic window of Sutcliffiella sp. FSL R7-0096:
- a CDS encoding CoA-binding protein — MNMEIPSREEIGKILKKSKRIAVVGLSDNPSRTSYMVSKAMQDAGYEIIPVNPTAKEVLGVKAVPSLKDVEGHIDIVNVFRRSEHLYGVAEEFLQVDADVYWAQLGLADQKTYELLKEKGYTVIMDRCIKVEHALTK; from the coding sequence ATGAATATGGAAATACCTAGCCGTGAAGAAATCGGGAAAATATTGAAAAAGAGCAAGCGAATCGCAGTAGTGGGATTGTCGGATAATCCTTCCCGTACCTCCTATATGGTATCTAAAGCAATGCAGGATGCTGGCTACGAGATTATTCCAGTCAACCCGACAGCCAAGGAAGTACTCGGGGTAAAAGCTGTACCTTCTTTGAAAGATGTTGAGGGGCATATTGATATAGTCAACGTCTTCCGTCGATCCGAGCATCTATATGGGGTTGCCGAGGAGTTTTTGCAAGTGGATGCAGACGTCTATTGGGCACAGCTTGGGCTTGCAGATCAAAAAACGTATGAATTATTAAAGGAAAAGGGCTATACTGTCATTATGGATCGTTGTATTAAAGTGGAACACGCTTTAACAAAATAG